Sequence from the Amaranthus tricolor cultivar Red isolate AtriRed21 chromosome 16, ASM2621246v1, whole genome shotgun sequence genome:
ATCCCGTTCGTTCCTATCTTCATAATATAAACCTTATCAAGCGAGAAAAGTTCGaaacatgtatatttttttcgtCATGGAAGACTAGATCAAGGTACATGATATAGTTGATGAATGAAAACTCAAAACATGTTTCATCATGGAAAACGAAATCAAAGTACATGATACAATTGATGTATGAAAAAACCAGAAACATGTTGTTTCATCATGGAAGACAAGATCAAGGTACATGATACAATTGATGTATAAAACTCGAAACATGTATTTTTTTTCGTCATTTATGACGAGATCAAGGTGCATGATACAGTTGATGTATGAATCAAAACCACAACTAAACCAATACATCCTCACATCTAACCAAAACACTGAAACTGAATTCCTATGGAGCAAAACAATTAGATAAACAATTAGATAATGTTATCAGTATGTCTAGTTTTCTCATCAGGTTTTGACAGTGTCTTTGTGATAAAATGGCTTAGAATTCCTATAGGACAGAAAAGCAAGCACATCGAAACTGAATGTCGAGTCTCGATATCCTCCTCCAAACCATCCTGATAAACTTGCCTGTTCACAAAGATAGGATCGTATCAGTAAAAACCAGCTCGTCGTTTAAAGCTCAATCATACCTTAGAAGGGTCGACGAGAGAAACCTGGCTGCAAATAGGTCTACTACGAGCAGATGAATCCATGCCGATGCTAATGTCATTTCACTAGAAAACATTTTTGCTATACCTTGTAGCTAGATATCGCACACAAATTCAAAACCATGATTTACAAATTAGTTTGTGACTAAATCGATTGTTAAGGCTAATGATACTAACCTCCGGTAGCCAGTATTTACTCGCAAACATCAATCGTATGGTTTCAGGAGTCCAAGAACGGTACAAAAGATAGGCGTATAGAAGGCCTAGCACAAGGTATGGTATGCTACTTCTCATAGTCTTCTTAGTCTGCAATAACCATCCATGTTTGACATTATAGTTCCCCGTCTCTTAATCAGGTTATTACTATGAATACTTCTAATAAAACGAGCTTTTACTGGCTATATCAAAGAACCAActtaactaaaagcttaagttgatggttgtagcttcataatatgttatatacgcTATAACGCTCCTTCACACGAAAGGTCTTTGGACTAGAAGCGTGGACGCAACATACCTTGGCGCTAATAAGATAACTTGAAATGAGGGATGGATAAGATTTGAAGCGGTGATATGGGattctgataccatatcaagaaatcaacttaaccaaaaacttaagctgatggttgtaGCCCTATATTATGTCATACACACTATCAAATTGTTATCTAGTCGTACtgtttttttgaaagaaaaatgataaatgGTAAATTGAGAAGAATTCAAAGAAGTTCAATGCTGTCAATTGAAAACAGTTCGGAAAGTTTAGAGATGTTACAAGCTCGGCTTTTGGAGCAACGACCATAAGAGTGTAAAATGGGAGGACAGCTGCAGTTCCTAATGTAAATGCACTGCTAGCGATTTGAGTATTCGCCAACCCTGGAAACACATCAAATGTCAAGTATAAAAGTCTGAATGTATGATGTAAAACGACCCTATACACCTCTTATATCAAGCAAACCCGAGATTTCATGATAAAGAGAAGGCTTACATGAGCAACATACTCCACAATTCTTTAGCGAAAGAATGGATTTGTCTGCTTTTGATCTAATATCAATTCTAAGGCCCCCGAGAAAACACCAACCATATTTTACCTCTGCTCTTAGCTTAGGCATTTGGTGACCGAAAAGTTCAGTGCTTGAACCTTGAATAGAGAGCACTAAACTTGGACTTGATCTCGGCTTATCATGATTTTTATGTACTTGAACGCGGCAATCTTTCTACATCGAACAATCTTAATCGTTAAAAGGTTGAACAAGATCAAAGAAAATAACACTACAAGATTTTACTAAAGCTTAGTAATTAAAGTGGTTCATAGGAACTTGATAGTAGGACATTGGATATAGGGGCGGCTAAACACCCACCTCTACTATGATTCTAtactatttaatattaataggaTTTTTAATTGAATGGCTCGGGCTATGTCCTAGGCATGCCTGAGCCTAGATTACCCTGGCTAGAGAGATGGTGATTGGTGAAACAAAGAAATGCATTTCTGCCATATTTACATTCAAAGAAGATGGTAATTTGGTAAATCATCTATCTCACCTACCTAAAAGGATGAATCTAGTCTCGGGTTTGCCTAGGTCATGACCCATAACCCAAGTCATTTTATTCAACACAAGTGAAGAGATGAGTGTTTTGGCTCACCTTATATAGTATCTTAGATTCAACAAGCACGTAAAAACCAAAAATTTCAATACCAAAAGGGTTTTAAAAACCCAAATCCTAATTCCAATAGCAGAACATTTGCattcaaaatttacataaaaaaaaaatgataactggaatcaaaaaaaaaaaaaaaaaaaaaaaaaaaaaaaaaaaaaaaaaactgaaataattaagaaatgaaAGAAAGTGGGTACCTTGGGAGAGATCTGGGGATAAGCAAAGCAAGAAGATAAAGCCATACCAGAAGaagcaaaaggaaaaaccacaacTTTCAATAGAAAGTAGAAACTAAAAAACACCACTAATTCCAAAAGACAATGAGAAAGTATAGTGAATAGTTCAAGGCAACAAAATAGACAAATGCCCacttatttattgatgattatagatAACTTTAATGTTGGTTTGACATCATCCATGAAAGGAAATAATGGAAGCTAGAAACCCCATTGACGAACGAGCAAAAAGGAGAAAACTTTGTTTTTTAAGGCATAAATATTGTATCATATCCATGAAATCCATGTgcttttttgttgttttctttccatattttttggcacttttgccttACTTTTGAGTCATTTTTTCAGTTTCTGAGTTTCATGATTACTTAACAATCAATGAAATTAAGAGTTATGAGTACAATTCCAACACTAAATAGTGGCTTCAAGTTTGGAGGTGCTCATCTTGGCTtgcaaatttataaattttcatgttTGAAGTAGCTTTTTTTAAAGAATTGGAAGTAGCTTATTTTAGTGGAACCAAATGATAATATAAGCTAAACAAGAATCAACCAAATTCTAATTTCATTAGCCAAGGTCTTTCCCAAATGGAAAATGGTTCCACAAAAAGATTTAGCCAAATGATAATATTGCGTTCCGTGAGGAGAAAGAGCTGGTTAGCTCCTTTATCTTTATAGCTTTTCCCTTCCATTTTGAATTTATTACCATACTCGTAACATGTCATTTCCTCAATGCCGAGTGGCTCTCTCATAGTCGGGGTTGAAGGTGTAGGATATAAGTTTTTACCCCtgattttttattgtaaatatCATCagtaacttcacataaataataaacataaatgaTTTAAGAGCCATGTTTCTATATtccgtaaaaaaaaaaagtacaataTTTTTTGGCTCTATCGAGAATGGACAATACCATGCTCGTTGTCTAATGAATATAAACTTGTAATACAGAACGTCTTAGAATACTGAATATGTCCATTTCAATTCTATTCAAGAAAATGCCACtccttttgttttgaagttgtagGCCATCACTGTAATCAAGAGCATTTTGGGTTTAACTACCATTGTCCTCAGGACCTCGACTATTTTAATGTTGACATCTTTACCGTACCAAAATGGGTTATACTTTATGATTCTTGCTTAAACTCAAAATGAGATACTAAATGTGGAAAGTGGTCTGTTATTCAAAGACAAGAGAGCAACATTTTTGCTTCTCGATTTTCAAGTTGAAATGTTGCACTCGTACATGTTTTGTCTTGCAGGGTTCCCTTCTCTCCCCCTTCCCGTGCTTCTTCACAAATTCGACATGTTTTGGGTTTAATTCTTGAACTCAGGCAAACTATAATGCCATTGCTTACCAAGACAAACCGCGACTGAAGACAGCTGTTGAGATGCTTCGCACAACAGATGAAATCGCTAGTCGGCTGGAGGAAGTATGTAATTTCTGTAATCCCATTATGCCGATATTTTCGTATAACAAGTACGCTCcgccataaattttttttttcctgatgACAACTATGATATGACAAACTTACGAGTTAAGGTTTTTGGCATGAATTGCTTGTTCGGTTTTGCCTGGCCTTTTTGTTTTCTGAAAATCAATAGCTTGTGCAGGATTTCTTTTAGGACAACTATTTGATTTATCCATATGTGTGCTTGTGTTGTGTCGATAAAAGGCGCACTCTAGTAAggagaaaattttcatttgaattttttgcCAACGCCTATTTTTTCTCGACCACACAAAATTGAAAGTGTGGTACCCATGTCAGAGTGTCAAGGGTCACACGGGTACTTCAAGTTAAGTGAAATGTTTGAATAACAATGCTTTCTGCACGGGGCATTTGGTCTATTGGATTGGGCCGAAAAGGATGCTAAACTCGGGCGTTCTGTACAGTTTCGGCTCTAATCAGCTGCTTCTATCTGAACACAAAAGGATGGTATTAACTTATCAATTACCAcaaacaatgccaaagctttcacattccattaccccaacgCCTTAAGTGGCTTCCACTTATGGTGGGGTTTGGAAGTGTCGGATGACCCTTTtgaatgataaaactaacaaaaaagtTATTTATAATTAAGCTTGGTAGTAGACAttatgtgcaacttcacataaatataaAATGCACGTAatttaatgaaatattttacTTTAGTCAGTTATAATCTGAAACCAAAAGAAGTATAAATCTTTGCCCCATCGAAACAATGCCAAATccttaatcccaaaaaattGGGGTCAGCTACATGATTCAAAAGATCATTTCCACTGGTTGTCTAAATAGATTCTTCTTCTCTGATCATTTTCATTCAGGCCAATATTATGTTTTCTTGGCATTCTACGATTTAGGAGTAAACAATTTGCTTCTTCTGTTTAATTTCAGGGCAAATTCACTACTAAATTACTCATACTTTCAttcttggttgtgtatgaaaaGGTCTCAATGCCGTTTTTGATCCTACATGGAGACGCTGATATAGTGACCAATCCCTCGGTAAGCAAGGCTTTATATGAAAAGGCGAGCAGCAAGGACAAAAAACTGCTTCTGTGCAAGGATTCTTATTACGCCATTCTCGAAGGCGAGCCAGACGATGTAATTGAAAGAGTTTTTGGTGATATCATATCTTGGTTAGATGAACATAGTACTGAAAATGCTGCTCAGAGCTGATCTCATACTAGGTGTTTGTAGTTCCTGTTTTGTTCTATACATAAATTTTGAGCTTTAAACGTATTTAGATGGTagaaatattgttattttttgaaCCTTAAAACATTTATGTAGGTAATATACATTATACATGAAGTAAATATAATTGAATATATCACGTATTTCTACATTCTCCTTCTCCAGATCCCCTCCCTATGTATTGGAAGATGTCATCGTTTGCTGAGACAACGATTCACTTAGATTTAAATCATTTTCTGATACGACAATTTTGACCCAAATTGACAAGCCAAGTTGGGCTTGTAGCAGAGCCAAAAACGTTGCTCTAGATAGTGTTTTTCCCCTTAAACACTGCACTtgatatcaatttttatttaaatgttttttcTTTTGCTAAAAATTAAAGCAACGAAGAGGTAATTCTAACGAGATTTAAACCTTGAACCTCCCATATATAAATTACTACAATGTTTATGATACTACCAACACCATATCAC
This genomic interval carries:
- the LOC130802291 gene encoding protein ABA DEFICIENT 4, chloroplastic-like isoform X1 yields the protein MNRWEIQQNSMVLGCCEEMRGPVAVSLSDRKGSGSVIVCPKPKRVGFLASNLTMSLRWQRSQKAEVYDSKAGAELLDMILRKKDCRVQVHKNHDKPRSSPSLVLSIQGSSTELFGHQMPKLRAEVKYGWCFLGGLRIDIRSKADKSILSLKNCGVCCSWLANTQIASSAFTLGTAAVLPFYTLMVVAPKAELTKKTMRSSIPYLVLGLLYAYLLYRSWTPETIRLMFASKYWLPELQGIAKMFSSEMTLASAWIHLLVVDLFAARQVYQDGLEEDIETRHSVSMCLLFCPIGILSHFITKTLSKPDEKTRHTDNII
- the LOC130802291 gene encoding protein ABA DEFICIENT 4, chloroplastic-like isoform X3; this translates as MNRWEIQQNSMVLGCCEEMRGPVAVSLSDRKGSGSVIVCPKPKRVGFLASNLTMSLRWQRSQKAEVYDSKAGAELLDMILRKTKKTMRSSIPYLVLGLLYAYLLYRSWTPETIRLMFASKYWLPELQGIAKMFSSEMTLASAWIHLLVVDLFAARQVYQDGLEEDIETRHSVSMCLLFCPIGILSHFITKTLSKPDEKTRHTDNII
- the LOC130802291 gene encoding protein ABA DEFICIENT 4, chloroplastic-like isoform X2, producing MALSSCFAYPQISPKKDCRVQVHKNHDKPRSSPSLVLSIQGSSTELFGHQMPKLRAEVKYGWCFLGGLRIDIRSKADKSILSLKNCGVCCSWLANTQIASSAFTLGTAAVLPFYTLMVVAPKAELTKKTMRSSIPYLVLGLLYAYLLYRSWTPETIRLMFASKYWLPELQGIAKMFSSEMTLASAWIHLLVVDLFAARQVYQDGLEEDIETRHSVSMCLLFCPIGILSHFITKTLSKPDEKTRHTDNII